A window from Rhizosphaericola mali encodes these proteins:
- a CDS encoding DEAD/DEAH box helicase has translation MFLPRPYQSDSINLGIIFLTSSSFENEILILPTGAGKSIVIAKILEPLDGKTLILQPSKEILEQNYAKYISSGNKASIYSASAGQKEVSNVTFATIGSVINKKHLFNGVKYILIDECHLVNPETGMYQEFLNSFPNAKVLGLTATPYRLTTGSEGAMLEFITRTSPRIFSKVLGYVQTKVLFDAGYLSKLEYYSFSVIDRSKLTVNSSGSDFTEASLKRYYKAIDMPSKIAGIAKSILSKKTNLLIFCSLLEEAISVSRKISGSVILTGDTKTLERERILAQFKAGKIKCLINVGVLTTGFDYPALEAVLIARSTMSLALYYQIIGRVMRICPGKESAWVVDMGGNINFFGKIETMEIREVNGLYSVWNNGRQLTNVPFQK, from the coding sequence ATGTTTTTACCTCGTCCATATCAATCAGATTCAATTAATTTAGGTATTATTTTTTTGACAAGTTCTTCATTTGAAAATGAGATACTTATACTACCTACTGGTGCAGGAAAATCAATTGTAATCGCAAAAATCTTAGAGCCTTTGGATGGTAAAACTTTAATACTTCAACCATCCAAAGAAATCTTGGAACAGAATTATGCTAAGTATATTTCTTCTGGCAACAAAGCATCTATCTATAGTGCATCAGCTGGTCAAAAAGAAGTTTCAAATGTCACATTCGCAACAATTGGTAGTGTAATCAATAAGAAGCATTTATTCAATGGAGTGAAATACATTTTGATTGATGAATGCCATTTGGTTAACCCTGAAACAGGGATGTATCAAGAATTCTTAAATTCTTTTCCAAATGCTAAGGTTCTAGGACTTACAGCTACACCATATAGATTAACAACTGGATCTGAGGGAGCCATGCTTGAGTTTATTACTAGAACATCTCCAAGAATATTTTCAAAGGTCTTGGGGTATGTTCAAACTAAAGTATTATTTGATGCAGGTTATCTTTCTAAATTAGAATACTATTCTTTTTCTGTTATAGATAGATCAAAACTTACTGTTAATAGTAGTGGTTCGGATTTTACAGAAGCTAGTTTGAAAAGGTATTACAAGGCTATAGATATGCCTTCAAAAATTGCAGGAATAGCCAAATCTATTTTAAGTAAAAAGACAAATCTATTAATATTTTGTTCACTACTTGAAGAAGCAATTTCTGTATCTAGGAAAATATCAGGATCCGTAATTCTTACTGGTGATACAAAAACTCTTGAACGCGAACGCATACTTGCACAATTCAAAGCTGGTAAAATTAAATGCTTGATCAATGTTGGAGTTCTAACTACTGGATTTGATTATCCAGCATTAGAAGCTGTTTTGATTGCGCGTTCTACTATGTCGCTTGCACTTTATTATCAGATCATTGGTCGAGTAATGCGTATTTGTCCAGGTAAAGAATCTGCATGGGTGGTTGATATGGGAGGTAACATCAATTTCTTTGGCAAGATTGAAACTATGGAGATTAGGGAAGTCAACGGACTATATTCTGTTTGGAATAATGGTCGTCAATTAACAAATGTTCCATTTCAAAAATAA
- the dnaB gene encoding replicative DNA helicase, with protein MDTQIPQNQIKNSKQRWNAKKEMQGKFDLSEARVMPNAKDLEIAIIGSILLDKDAYDTVSEIIKTSDCFYDDANKTIFCSIQDMNKLGKKVDMLTLVEYLHANKKLEEVGGPYYITKTTNMVSSTAHLKEYCEIVFQKFINRELIKLSSKILHDSYQELMDPFELLEQSESVISQLLINGTIRSYIAVGSLSLQGLIEIEKKKYEKEKAVKEGKPYCISGIDSGYPSINAFTEGWQPSDLIILAARPSVGKTAFALNLSYNAALNGQAVGFFSLEMTRVKIMNRLFSIDTGISLYNISNGRLTDDESRRLTNSAEKYSKVPLYIDDTSSLSITEFKSKVRRMVIDLGVKMVFLDYLQLMSGGKEKSFNREREIADISRNMKILANELNIPIIALSQLSRAVEQRKESNPIPQLSDLRESGAIEQDADVVIFATRDDYGETEEDREKNGMDKKYSKVRLKWAKHRNGALDYKVLTSDLSIQKFYDPTNDPQTWPSETGSWKPIKQLPSSSQDDLPF; from the coding sequence ATGGACACACAGATTCCACAAAATCAAATCAAGAATTCGAAACAACGTTGGAACGCCAAAAAAGAAATGCAGGGCAAATTTGATTTATCAGAAGCTAGAGTGATGCCAAATGCAAAGGACTTAGAAATTGCAATTATTGGATCAATACTTTTGGATAAAGATGCATATGATACAGTATCAGAGATCATAAAAACTTCAGATTGTTTTTATGATGATGCTAACAAGACTATTTTTTGTTCAATTCAGGATATGAACAAATTGGGTAAGAAAGTAGACATGCTTACGCTTGTTGAATATCTACATGCGAATAAAAAACTGGAAGAGGTTGGAGGTCCGTACTACATCACCAAAACAACAAACATGGTGAGTAGTACTGCACATCTAAAAGAATATTGTGAAATCGTATTCCAAAAATTTATTAATCGTGAGTTGATAAAATTGTCATCGAAAATTTTACACGATTCATATCAAGAATTAATGGATCCATTTGAACTTTTAGAACAGTCTGAAAGTGTTATTTCGCAACTTTTAATAAATGGCACTATACGATCTTACATTGCAGTGGGTTCATTATCACTTCAAGGTCTAATAGAAATAGAAAAGAAAAAATATGAGAAAGAAAAAGCAGTAAAGGAAGGAAAACCATATTGCATCTCAGGTATTGATTCTGGATATCCTTCAATTAACGCTTTTACAGAAGGATGGCAGCCTTCTGACTTGATCATACTTGCAGCAAGACCATCTGTTGGTAAAACAGCATTTGCACTAAATCTTTCATATAATGCAGCTCTTAATGGTCAAGCCGTTGGATTTTTCTCACTTGAAATGACAAGAGTTAAAATAATGAATAGACTCTTTTCAATTGACACTGGGATATCATTGTATAATATTTCGAATGGAAGATTAACAGATGACGAATCAAGAAGATTGACCAATTCAGCGGAAAAATATTCTAAAGTACCTCTATATATCGACGATACATCTAGCCTTAGTATTACCGAATTCAAATCGAAAGTAAGACGAATGGTTATAGACCTTGGCGTAAAGATGGTATTTCTTGATTATCTGCAACTTATGAGCGGTGGTAAAGAAAAATCATTTAATAGAGAAAGAGAAATTGCCGATATCAGTAGGAATATGAAAATCCTAGCTAATGAGCTAAATATTCCAATAATCGCATTAAGTCAATTGAGCCGTGCTGTAGAACAAAGAAAAGAAAGCAATCCAATTCCTCAACTAAGTGATTTGCGTGAATCTGGAGCTATCGAACAAGACGCGGACGTTGTAATATTTGCTACTCGTGATGACTATGGAGAGACTGAAGAAGATAGAGAGAAAAATGGAATGGATAAAAAATATTCAAAGGTTCGGTTGAAATGGGCCAAACATAGAAATGGAGCACTTGACTATAAGGTTCTGACAAGTGATCTTAGTATTCAAAAATTTTACGATCCAACAAATGATCCACAAACCTGGCCATCAGAAACTGGTAGTTGGAAACCTATAAAGCAACTTCCATCTTCTTCACAGGACGATTTACCATTCTAA
- a CDS encoding ASCH domain-containing protein, whose translation MKTLTIRQPWASLIVAGIKDIENRTWKTSYRGPLLIHAASFKIKNWDNIPITENQKDILRSYGAGVIDYDITSAIIGKVDLVDCVINHDSIWAEKCMPEHYKIYNWALANPILFYEPIPVKGKLSLWDYPNILAEPEEENGKLFCHCQIPVKEENQVSRFLGEEFRCNYCGGIWYK comes from the coding sequence ATGAAAACATTAACCATACGCCAGCCTTGGGCATCATTAATCGTTGCCGGAATCAAGGATATTGAAAATAGAACTTGGAAAACAAGTTATAGAGGTCCGTTGCTGATACATGCAGCTTCTTTTAAAATTAAGAATTGGGATAATATTCCTATTACGGAAAATCAAAAAGATATATTAAGGAGTTATGGAGCTGGAGTTATTGATTACGACATCACATCTGCCATCATTGGCAAAGTTGATCTAGTGGATTGTGTTATCAATCACGATAGTATTTGGGCGGAAAAATGTATGCCTGAACATTACAAAATATACAACTGGGCTTTAGCAAATCCAATACTATTTTATGAACCTATTCCTGTAAAAGGCAAACTAAGTTTATGGGATTATCCAAACATACTTGCAGAACCAGAAGAAGAAAACGGAAAACTATTTTGTCATTGCCAAATACCAGTAAAAGAGGAAAATCAAGTAAGTAGATTCTTAGGAGAAGAGTTCAGATGTAATTATTGCGGTGGTATTTGGTACAAATAA
- a CDS encoding DUF4031 domain-containing protein — MVYIDDFNAPFGRMRMCHMIADTTDELLQMCDKIGVARKWIQYPNTTKEHFDICLSKKQLAIKFGAKEVGFRELSNIIQNREQSHTLIATPTDFGCIVEGGGK; from the coding sequence ATGGTTTATATAGACGATTTTAATGCTCCATTCGGACGTATGAGAATGTGTCACATGATTGCAGACACAACAGACGAACTGTTACAAATGTGTGATAAAATTGGAGTTGCAAGGAAATGGATTCAATATCCAAATACAACTAAAGAACACTTTGATATTTGCCTTTCTAAAAAACAACTAGCAATTAAGTTTGGAGCAAAAGAGGTTGGTTTTAGAGAACTTTCAAATATTATCCAGAATCGAGAACAATCTCACACTTTAATCGCAACGCCAACGGACTTTGGCTGCATAGTAGAAGGAGGTGGAAAATGA
- a CDS encoding phosphoadenosine phosphosulfate reductase domain-containing protein — MIDLLSYDKIVINSSGGKDSVSAIYSTVQMAISQNYNIDNIIISHQDLKICEWPGTLDLVKKQATFFGIRNVVINSRDESILDYALRRGKWPSSKQRWCTSDFKRAVGDKVITALTRELEGNLKILHVFGFRADESSARSKKQVFVRNERLSTRKRIVDDYLPIHGWSVFNVWECIHGNNIPYHYAYDLGMPRLSCAYCILAPFDALVLSGIHNKELLIKYVEVERIIDHKFRMDFSLEDVLNAVNNGYVPKKINNWKM; from the coding sequence ATGATCGACCTTTTGAGTTATGATAAAATAGTCATTAATAGTTCTGGAGGTAAAGACTCAGTATCTGCAATTTATTCAACTGTTCAGATGGCAATTTCTCAAAACTACAATATTGACAACATTATCATTTCTCATCAAGACTTGAAAATTTGTGAATGGCCAGGTACTTTGGATTTGGTCAAAAAACAAGCTACATTTTTTGGAATCAGAAATGTAGTTATCAATAGTAGAGATGAATCAATACTTGACTATGCCTTAAGAAGAGGTAAATGGCCATCCTCCAAACAACGTTGGTGCACATCCGATTTTAAAAGAGCCGTTGGAGATAAAGTTATTACAGCTCTTACAAGAGAATTAGAAGGCAATTTAAAAATCTTACATGTATTTGGTTTTCGAGCAGATGAAAGTTCTGCCAGAAGCAAAAAGCAAGTATTTGTAAGAAATGAAAGATTATCTACTAGAAAGCGAATAGTTGACGATTATCTGCCAATTCATGGATGGAGTGTTTTCAATGTTTGGGAGTGCATTCATGGAAATAATATTCCCTACCATTATGCGTATGATTTAGGAATGCCAAGACTATCGTGTGCCTACTGTATTCTGGCTCCCTTCGATGCATTGGTTTTATCTGGAATTCACAACAAAGAATTATTAATCAAATATGTTGAAGTTGAAAGAATTATTGATCACAAATTCAGAATGGATTTTTCACTTGAAGATGTTCTGAATGCAGTTAATAATGGATATGTACCGAAAAAAATCAACAACTGGAAAATGTAA
- a CDS encoding SEC-C metal-binding domain-containing protein — translation MKKLNKMTPQKITFTVTKFIDSLNATHEPILLDVEAEEGAEERDCFPVVQKKVEKEGGRMIMGWQIWQFKDLYIEAECHAVWEDKNEDLHDITPKPESVKKILFVEDSNLIYDDKQIENIILNTSNNKLVDDLIEVSHAIFKFDNKGIRAETYNLSDILNSEQVDYKTYLWTMREMITSILQNKGSRNSKCPCNSGKKFIECHRKGFETKIKLDL, via the coding sequence TTGAAAAAATTAAACAAAATGACCCCTCAAAAAATAACATTTACAGTAACTAAATTTATTGATTCTTTAAATGCCACACATGAACCAATTCTACTAGATGTTGAAGCAGAAGAAGGTGCTGAAGAAAGAGATTGCTTTCCCGTAGTTCAAAAGAAGGTAGAAAAAGAAGGTGGTCGTATGATAATGGGGTGGCAAATCTGGCAATTCAAAGATCTATATATTGAAGCTGAATGTCACGCTGTATGGGAGGATAAAAATGAAGACTTACATGACATTACGCCTAAACCAGAAAGTGTAAAAAAAATTCTATTTGTGGAAGATTCAAATTTGATTTATGATGATAAACAAATAGAAAATATTATACTAAATACTAGTAATAATAAATTAGTAGATGATTTAATTGAAGTAAGTCATGCAATCTTTAAATTTGATAACAAAGGTATCCGGGCAGAAACATATAATCTTTCGGATATTTTAAATTCAGAACAAGTAGATTATAAAACATACCTATGGACAATGAGAGAAATGATAACTAGTATTCTTCAAAATAAAGGTAGTAGAAACTCAAAATGTCCATGTAATTCAGGAAAAAAATTTATTGAATGTCACAGGAAAGGATTTGAAACAAAAATTAAGTTAGACTTATAA
- a CDS encoding DUF6965 family protein: MAELERLKSYFESVQIPKGEFRINAATVSHNLEKSINTMLLRAGENAGNPTYKGSIVGLQEIEAVLKETITQ; the protein is encoded by the coding sequence ATGGCTGAGCTTGAGCGCTTGAAGTCCTATTTTGAATCGGTGCAAATTCCAAAGGGAGAGTTTAGAATTAACGCGGCAACAGTTTCTCATAATTTAGAGAAATCAATTAATACAATGTTACTGCGAGCTGGCGAAAATGCTGGTAATCCAACTTATAAAGGTTCGATTGTTGGGCTTCAAGAAATTGAAGCAGTTTTGAAAGAAACAATAACACAATAA
- a CDS encoding terminase small subunit yields MAAPKNNQFWKQRSKHGCDKLFTTPELLWDAACEYFTWIESNPLIEIKYENGKRRRLPKMRAMSMKSLCFFLKTNEAYFRQFKQRIDNKDDKLSKDFATIIADIETVIFAQKFEGAAAGFLKENIISRELGLADKSDVDHTNKGEKFVSQEAPQIIVQYGTAPPLASSENDIDTKKEV; encoded by the coding sequence ATGGCTGCACCAAAAAATAATCAGTTCTGGAAACAAAGATCAAAGCACGGATGTGATAAGTTATTTACCACGCCAGAATTATTGTGGGATGCAGCTTGTGAATACTTCACATGGATTGAATCAAATCCGCTTATCGAAATAAAATACGAAAATGGTAAAAGACGTCGATTACCAAAGATGAGAGCTATGTCAATGAAAAGCTTATGTTTTTTCCTTAAAACAAATGAAGCTTATTTTAGACAATTCAAGCAACGTATTGATAATAAAGACGATAAGTTATCAAAAGATTTCGCTACTATCATTGCAGATATTGAAACCGTAATTTTTGCCCAAAAATTTGAAGGTGCTGCAGCTGGATTTTTGAAAGAAAATATAATTAGTCGTGAACTCGGATTAGCAGATAAATCAGATGTGGATCATACAAATAAAGGCGAAAAGTTTGTTAGCCAGGAAGCGCCACAAATTATTGTGCAATATGGTACCGCTCCACCTTTGGCATCCAGCGAAAATGATATAGATACAAAAAAGGAGGTGTAA
- a CDS encoding terminase large subunit: MVSASPMFLVTPVYHANYNSTANVVINQGGTDSGKTYAIMQLLLTKAITFDAPHEDPIITVVGESVPNLKKGAWRKAKEIIGNTPMLQSYIKGTINESDRIINFITGWTMEFISCTDEQSAKQGKRQYLFVNEANGINYPIFWQLAKRTRRQTFIDYNPSAPFWAHENLIGTDKFSNDLSASVQLIISDHRHNTFLSEEDHFRTENIKDPELWKVYARGKTGNLSGLIFPNWRKIPDDQFPWDAPFVGGLDFGYTNDPTAGVRVSRVGDSIFIHELFYETGLAPVKQAQLFRANGFDTNSIIYCEHDPDSIAALRKQRLKALPARKGKGSINAGIQFLKQFNVFYTASSENIHNEKTKYMWLTDPATGKSTNTAIDQFNHLMDASRYGAYTMWGLRA, translated from the coding sequence ATGGTAAGTGCATCTCCAATGTTTTTGGTTACGCCAGTATATCATGCTAACTATAATTCAACTGCAAATGTTGTAATCAATCAAGGCGGTACCGACAGCGGAAAAACTTATGCGATTATGCAGTTGCTTCTGACTAAGGCAATTACATTTGATGCGCCACATGAAGACCCTATTATTACTGTTGTTGGCGAGTCTGTTCCAAACTTGAAAAAAGGTGCATGGAGAAAGGCTAAAGAGATTATTGGAAATACTCCAATGCTGCAATCCTATATAAAAGGGACAATCAATGAATCAGATCGTATTATAAATTTCATTACCGGCTGGACAATGGAGTTTATCTCTTGTACGGATGAACAATCAGCTAAGCAAGGCAAAAGGCAGTATTTGTTTGTAAATGAAGCAAACGGTATCAACTATCCTATTTTTTGGCAATTGGCAAAACGTACTAGGCGGCAAACATTTATTGACTATAACCCCTCAGCTCCTTTTTGGGCTCATGAAAATCTTATTGGAACGGACAAATTTAGTAATGACTTATCTGCGAGCGTTCAGTTAATTATTTCTGATCACAGACACAATACATTCTTATCTGAAGAAGACCATTTTAGAACGGAAAATATTAAGGATCCTGAACTTTGGAAAGTGTATGCACGCGGAAAGACTGGAAATCTATCTGGTTTAATATTTCCAAATTGGCGCAAAATTCCAGATGATCAATTTCCTTGGGATGCACCTTTTGTAGGCGGCTTAGACTTTGGATATACCAATGATCCAACAGCTGGTGTGAGAGTGTCCAGAGTGGGCGATTCTATATTTATCCATGAGTTATTCTATGAAACCGGACTAGCGCCAGTAAAACAAGCTCAGTTGTTCCGTGCAAATGGTTTTGATACCAATTCTATTATCTATTGCGAACATGATCCTGATAGTATCGCAGCACTCCGAAAACAACGCCTTAAAGCATTACCGGCAAGAAAAGGAAAAGGTAGTATTAATGCAGGTATTCAATTTCTCAAACAATTCAATGTATTCTACACAGCTTCATCAGAAAATATCCATAACGAGAAAACAAAATACATGTGGTTAACTGATCCAGCAACGGGGAAATCAACCAACACCGCAATAGATCAATTCAATCACCTAATGGATGCTTCTCGTTATGGGGCTTATACAATGTGGGGGTTAAGGGCGTAA
- a CDS encoding Com family DNA-binding transcriptional regulator, translating to MAIKVLRLNEFRCTCCNYLLAKLNMQIGIMETKCPKCKTINRIETIKDKTKIDGQ from the coding sequence ATGGCTATAAAAGTTTTGAGATTAAATGAATTCAGATGTACATGCTGCAATTATCTACTCGCAAAACTGAATATGCAAATAGGAATAATGGAAACTAAATGTCCAAAATGTAAGACTATCAATAGGATAGAAACTATTAAGGATAAAACAAAAATAGACGGCCAATAG
- a CDS encoding phage portal protein, with amino-acid sequence MKELSTQKIQKLSVSTRLKAAGGQLVRGNLGNAVKCLTVSSEKVIDSSNYRGSSFFWGSNGEEVYFDYSGRNSSLTAYKYCSPVFSIITQKAQALANGQVWILDTQGQNNGKESVTPIAKQLRALMYRPNFFQSWKQLEGQLYTNVQIHGFAVLLPIVPVGFERIEAKRLWCIPSHLLTITFKTNISYFQAESFADTIESIYLSAGGVSTQMNPADLIFINDTTTSCDIVGLATSRLEPNQQQINNIIGAMSARGSLISTRGALGLLTQNPNAMGEIPMSPEEKESLQNDFKRYGIQKNQWKVIITDMSLNWQQMGFATKDLMLFEEIDDDVQKLCYSYGYPYQLFSSNGKASSMAGTEVDSWMKRLYEGSIIPEANNLYEQLNRAFNLDRYNLVIDKDFSQLSVLQENEKEKAAARLTRNNALQIEFFCNLITLNQWRVANGEDPVSQTNGIGDKYYYELVSLGIVFKTSSNSSQNGNNENGGSSATTS; translated from the coding sequence ATGAAAGAATTGTCAACGCAGAAAATACAAAAATTGTCAGTCTCAACGAGACTAAAAGCGGCTGGTGGACAATTGGTTCGTGGAAACCTTGGAAATGCGGTCAAATGCTTAACGGTAAGTTCTGAAAAGGTAATTGATAGTTCCAACTACAGAGGTAGTTCTTTCTTTTGGGGTTCAAATGGCGAAGAAGTTTATTTCGATTATAGTGGCCGTAATAGTTCTTTGACAGCGTATAAGTATTGCTCTCCAGTCTTTTCCATAATTACACAAAAGGCGCAAGCTTTAGCTAATGGTCAAGTTTGGATATTAGATACTCAAGGACAAAACAATGGCAAAGAATCTGTTACTCCAATTGCTAAACAATTGAGAGCGTTGATGTATAGACCAAATTTCTTTCAGTCCTGGAAACAGTTGGAAGGTCAACTCTATACAAATGTGCAAATACACGGCTTTGCAGTATTACTTCCTATTGTTCCAGTTGGTTTTGAGCGTATTGAAGCAAAGAGGTTGTGGTGTATTCCAAGCCATCTATTGACGATCACATTCAAAACTAATATTTCCTATTTCCAAGCTGAGTCATTTGCAGATACTATTGAATCGATCTATTTGAGTGCTGGTGGAGTTTCAACACAAATGAATCCAGCAGATTTAATATTTATCAATGACACTACAACCAGTTGTGATATTGTAGGCCTTGCAACAAGTAGATTAGAGCCAAACCAACAGCAAATTAATAACATCATCGGTGCAATGTCTGCTAGAGGTTCTTTGATTAGTACACGTGGTGCATTAGGGTTATTGACTCAAAATCCTAATGCAATGGGAGAAATCCCAATGAGCCCTGAAGAAAAAGAATCTCTACAAAATGACTTCAAACGCTATGGCATCCAAAAGAACCAATGGAAAGTAATCATAACTGATATGTCTTTGAATTGGCAACAAATGGGTTTTGCAACTAAAGACTTAATGTTATTCGAGGAAATTGATGATGACGTTCAAAAACTATGTTATAGTTATGGATATCCATATCAACTATTTAGTAGCAATGGTAAAGCTTCTTCAATGGCAGGAACAGAGGTTGATTCTTGGATGAAAAGACTATATGAAGGCTCCATTATTCCAGAAGCAAATAATCTCTATGAGCAATTAAACAGAGCCTTCAATCTCGATCGATACAACTTAGTAATCGACAAAGACTTTAGTCAACTATCTGTATTACAAGAAAATGAAAAAGAAAAAGCAGCGGCTAGGCTTACTAGAAACAATGCTTTGCAAATTGAATTTTTCTGCAATCTTATTACGCTCAATCAATGGCGTGTAGCCAATGGAGAGGATCCTGTTTCACAGACCAATGGTATTGGTGATAAGTATTACTATGAATTAGTGTCCTTAGGAATCGTATTTAAAACATCTTCAAATAGTTCTCAAAATGGAAATAACGAAAACGGCGGATCAAGCGCAACTACAAGTTAA
- a CDS encoding thioredoxin family protein — MRKLKFEQPKCAPCKQVDEFLEEQGIEVEHINAWEKPEIASKYRVTSCPTIIVLDNNNVVAQRIVGFKPDEIKQLKFM; from the coding sequence ATGCGAAAATTAAAATTTGAACAGCCAAAATGTGCTCCATGTAAGCAAGTGGATGAATTCCTTGAAGAACAAGGGATTGAAGTTGAACATATCAATGCTTGGGAAAAACCAGAGATAGCCAGTAAGTATCGTGTAACCTCATGTCCTACAATAATCGTTTTGGACAATAACAATGTAGTTGCTCAACGAATAGTTGGTTTTAAACCTGATGAAATCAAGCAATTAAAATTTATGTAA
- a CDS encoding DNA-methyltransferase has translation MIQLFNENNTDTLSRLQDESVDIILTDPPYLYLKGQKLERPFDENKFFSECKRVLTKDGFIVLFGRGESFYRWNTILADMGFKFKEEIVWDKLYTSSPMMALSRKHETISIFTKDSGVINKVKVSYIESRLHDEDSIIKDLKKVKTVLSNRKTLEAVEDYLTKGQLTYDGDYVSSTTITNGKRRVNRVVAVINAMEVGMNEKSIIKQVRDHYSAIHPTQKPVRLLERLLALVLPKKERENITVVDPFGGSFSTMEACINMGVNGISCEIDKEYFEDGKERIETKLKEVKQISLFKTS, from the coding sequence ATGATCCAACTTTTCAACGAAAATAATACCGATACTTTATCACGTCTTCAAGATGAAAGCGTGGATATAATTCTTACCGATCCGCCGTATTTGTATTTAAAAGGGCAAAAGCTTGAACGCCCATTCGATGAAAATAAATTCTTTTCTGAATGCAAGCGTGTACTTACAAAAGACGGATTTATAGTCTTATTTGGAAGAGGTGAATCTTTTTATAGATGGAATACGATTTTAGCAGATATGGGTTTCAAGTTCAAAGAAGAAATTGTTTGGGACAAATTATATACATCTAGTCCAATGATGGCACTATCAAGAAAACATGAAACAATTTCAATTTTCACTAAAGATAGTGGGGTAATAAATAAAGTTAAAGTTTCTTATATAGAATCAAGATTACATGATGAAGATTCAATAATTAAGGATTTAAAAAAAGTAAAAACCGTATTAAGTAACAGAAAAACACTCGAAGCTGTTGAGGATTATTTAACAAAAGGACAATTAACATATGATGGCGATTATGTTTCTTCAACAACTATAACAAATGGCAAGAGACGAGTTAATAGAGTTGTAGCAGTAATTAATGCGATGGAAGTAGGTATGAATGAAAAATCTATAATCAAACAAGTTCGTGATCATTATTCCGCAATCCATCCAACTCAAAAACCAGTTAGATTATTGGAACGTTTATTAGCACTGGTTTTACCAAAAAAAGAGCGTGAAAATATTACCGTTGTAGACCCGTTCGGAGGTTCATTTTCTACAATGGAAGCTTGTATAAATATGGGCGTAAACGGAATTTCTTGCGAAATAGACAAAGAATATTTCGAGGATGGGAAAGAACGGATTGAAACTAAATTGAAAGAAGTTAAACAAATATCACTTTTTAAAACATCATAA
- a CDS encoding Gp49 family protein, whose product MEQNRRFNLSEFTETEKAINNAVRLIEKKLPPSVKATKAGVLLSSTLVLVQDVLLGDEGTIPNTVTKEQVADNMQDVEVRTIQEFDKPVTHVTVRMKNGFTVRESTTCVDPTNYSEEIGAQICLERIKNQVWFLLGFLLQESLSEVKSF is encoded by the coding sequence ATGGAACAAAATAGAAGATTTAATCTTTCTGAATTTACAGAAACTGAAAAAGCGATAAATAACGCAGTTCGTTTAATAGAAAAAAAATTGCCGCCATCTGTAAAAGCGACTAAAGCAGGAGTATTATTAAGCAGCACCTTAGTTCTTGTCCAAGATGTTTTATTAGGAGATGAAGGAACTATTCCCAATACTGTTACAAAAGAACAAGTAGCAGACAATATGCAAGATGTTGAAGTTCGTACTATTCAAGAATTTGACAAACCTGTTACCCATGTCACTGTAAGGATGAAAAATGGATTTACAGTTCGTGAGAGCACAACTTGTGTTGATCCTACAAATTATAGTGAAGAAATTGGCGCTCAGATTTGTTTGGAACGAATTAAAAATCAAGTTTGGTTTCTGCTAGGTTTCTTATTGCAAGAGTCATTATCAGAGGTAAAATCTTTTTAA